The following coding sequences are from one Mesorhizobium onobrychidis window:
- a CDS encoding acetyl/propionyl/methylcrotonyl-CoA carboxylase subunit alpha encodes MFAKILIANRGEIACRVIRTARKLGVRSVAVYSDADTGALHVEMADEAVHIGASPVGESYLRGDKIVAAALATGAEAIHPGYGFLSENPDFVDQVTAAGLVFIGPSAASIRAMGLKDAAKRLMEKAGVPVVPGYHGEAQEIVLLASKAREIGYPVLIKARAGGGGKGMRRVEHPDDFSEALSGARREAKAAFGDDRVLVEKYVEKPRHIEVQVFGDIFGNVVHLYERDCSAQRRHQKVIEEAPAPGMTPALRKAMTEAAVKAAKAINYSGAGTIEFIVDASQGLKADRFWFMEMNTRLQVEHPVTEMVTGIDLVEWQLRAASGEKLPKTQSEITLSGHAFEARIYAEDAARGFLPATGTLHHLKFPDTAPEGASMRIETGVRAGDAISPFYDPMIAKLIVHGKGRQAALEALGITLSQTEIAGSTVNTAFLAALAADADFSAGDVDTGLIGRHQQALTAVPPPSSEIIAAAALAASGAGAQAPSGDPWSSLVGYAHFHAIARRTRLRYGEDDILALVSVRPDKRFQVALDAPYDSALDLRAPPRLARWPGHVTVFSGAVGYSFAVPDPLARADEIAAGSDSLRAPMPGLVKLVRAAKGEAVIKGQPLLILEAMKMEHTISATHDGTIAEIAAEGAQVTDGTVLVRFAEEVHG; translated from the coding sequence ATGTTCGCCAAAATCCTGATCGCCAACCGCGGCGAGATCGCTTGCCGGGTGATCCGCACGGCACGCAAGCTGGGCGTACGTAGCGTTGCCGTCTATTCCGACGCCGACACCGGGGCTTTGCATGTCGAGATGGCCGACGAAGCGGTGCATATCGGCGCCTCGCCTGTCGGCGAAAGCTATCTGCGCGGCGACAAGATTGTCGCGGCGGCTTTGGCCACCGGCGCTGAAGCCATCCATCCGGGCTATGGTTTTCTGTCGGAAAACCCTGATTTCGTTGACCAGGTGACGGCGGCGGGGCTCGTCTTCATCGGCCCGTCGGCCGCCTCGATCCGCGCCATGGGGCTGAAGGACGCGGCCAAGCGGCTGATGGAGAAGGCCGGCGTGCCTGTCGTGCCGGGCTATCACGGCGAGGCGCAGGAGATCGTGCTGCTCGCCTCCAAGGCACGCGAGATCGGCTATCCCGTCCTGATCAAGGCGCGTGCCGGCGGCGGCGGCAAGGGCATGCGGCGCGTCGAACATCCCGACGACTTTTCCGAGGCGCTGTCGGGTGCACGGCGCGAGGCCAAGGCCGCTTTCGGCGACGACCGCGTGCTGGTCGAGAAATATGTAGAGAAGCCGCGCCACATCGAGGTTCAGGTATTCGGCGATATCTTCGGCAACGTCGTGCATCTCTACGAGCGCGACTGCTCGGCACAGCGCCGCCATCAGAAGGTGATCGAGGAAGCCCCCGCCCCCGGCATGACGCCGGCATTGCGCAAGGCGATGACGGAGGCGGCGGTGAAGGCCGCCAAGGCAATCAACTATTCCGGCGCCGGCACGATCGAGTTCATCGTCGATGCCTCGCAAGGGCTGAAGGCCGACCGCTTCTGGTTCATGGAAATGAACACCCGCCTGCAGGTCGAGCACCCAGTCACCGAAATGGTCACCGGCATCGACCTGGTCGAGTGGCAGTTGCGGGCGGCGTCCGGCGAAAAGCTGCCGAAGACGCAGAGCGAGATCACGCTCTCCGGTCACGCCTTCGAGGCGCGCATCTATGCCGAGGACGCGGCAAGGGGTTTTTTGCCGGCGACGGGCACGCTGCATCACCTGAAATTTCCGGATACCGCGCCCGAGGGCGCCAGCATGCGGATCGAGACCGGCGTGCGGGCCGGCGATGCCATCTCGCCGTTCTACGATCCAATGATCGCCAAGCTGATCGTCCACGGCAAGGGCAGGCAGGCGGCGCTCGAAGCGCTAGGCATAACCCTTTCGCAGACCGAGATCGCCGGCTCGACCGTCAACACCGCCTTTCTCGCTGCTCTTGCCGCTGACGCGGATTTTTCGGCAGGCGATGTCGATACCGGCCTGATCGGCAGGCATCAGCAAGCGCTCACCGCGGTGCCGCCGCCGAGCAGCGAGATCATCGCCGCAGCCGCGCTCGCGGCATCCGGCGCCGGGGCTCAGGCGCCGAGTGGCGATCCATGGTCGTCGCTCGTCGGCTATGCGCATTTCCACGCGATCGCGCGGCGCACGCGGCTGCGTTACGGCGAGGATGATATCCTCGCGCTTGTGTCGGTGCGGCCGGACAAGCGCTTCCAAGTGGCACTGGACGCACCTTATGACAGCGCGCTTGATCTTCGCGCTCCCCCTCGCCTCGCCCGCTGGCCCGGCCACGTCACTGTCTTTTCGGGCGCCGTCGGCTACAGCTTCGCGGTGCCGGACCCGTTGGCAAGGGCCGACGAAATCGCCGCCGGTTCTGACAGCCTGCGCGCTCCCATGCCGGGCCTGGTCAAGCTGGTGCGCGCGGCAAAAGGTGAGGCCGTCATCAAGGGCCAGCCGCTGTTGATCCTGGAAGCGATGAAGATGGAACACACGATTTCCGCCACTCATGACGGGACGATCGCCGAGATCGCAGCGGAAGGCGCACAAGTCACCGACGGGACCGTGCTGGTGCGTTTTGCCGAGGAAGTACACGGCTGA
- a CDS encoding ABC transporter substrate-binding protein: MKKLGILSAAIVGLVMSAPIAFAEDITFSVVGPMTGQLATIGDQFKQGAQAAADAINAAGGVDGRQIKLDVQDDQCDPKQAVSVANRIVANGVKFIDGHACSGSSIPASAVYAEAGALMMSPASSNPELTDAAAKAGWSTIMRLYTRDDAQGAFIGPWIAKKYAGKKVVIMHDKSAYGQGVADAVKATMNQNGLNEILYEGINAGEKDYSALVTKLKELKADVVYFGGYHPEAGLILRQSAEQNLKFQLIMPDSIATPEFWQVAGPAGEGTMFVFPSDPQAKPEAKEAIEKIKAGGFVPEGFTLFSYAVIQAFAEGIKRAGSDDAAKVAEALKNGEPISTVVGPVTFDEKGDLKNVSYDINQWHDGKYAPIQP, translated from the coding sequence ATGAAAAAGTTGGGTATTTTGAGCGCGGCCATAGTGGGCCTGGTGATGAGCGCGCCGATTGCCTTCGCCGAAGACATCACCTTTTCGGTGGTCGGACCGATGACCGGCCAGCTTGCCACCATCGGCGACCAGTTCAAGCAGGGCGCACAAGCCGCCGCCGACGCGATCAACGCGGCCGGCGGCGTCGACGGCCGCCAGATCAAGCTCGACGTCCAGGATGACCAGTGCGATCCGAAGCAGGCGGTTTCGGTCGCCAACCGCATCGTCGCCAACGGGGTCAAGTTCATCGATGGCCATGCCTGCTCGGGCTCGAGCATCCCGGCCTCGGCCGTTTATGCTGAAGCCGGTGCGCTGATGATGAGTCCGGCTTCGTCGAACCCAGAGCTGACCGACGCGGCGGCGAAAGCCGGCTGGTCGACGATCATGCGCCTTTATACGCGCGACGATGCGCAGGGCGCCTTCATCGGTCCATGGATCGCCAAGAAATATGCCGGCAAGAAGGTCGTCATCATGCATGACAAGAGCGCCTATGGGCAGGGCGTGGCCGATGCCGTCAAAGCGACGATGAACCAGAACGGCCTCAACGAGATCCTCTACGAGGGCATTAACGCCGGCGAAAAGGACTACTCGGCGCTTGTCACCAAGCTCAAGGAACTGAAGGCTGATGTGGTCTATTTCGGCGGCTACCACCCCGAGGCCGGCCTCATCCTGCGCCAGTCGGCGGAACAGAACCTCAAGTTCCAGCTGATCATGCCGGACTCGATTGCCACGCCGGAATTCTGGCAGGTTGCCGGCCCGGCCGGCGAAGGCACCATGTTCGTCTTCCCGTCGGATCCGCAGGCGAAGCCCGAAGCCAAGGAAGCCATCGAAAAGATCAAGGCGGGCGGCTTCGTGCCCGAGGGCTTTACGCTGTTCTCCTATGCCGTGATCCAGGCCTTTGCCGAGGGTATCAAGCGCGCCGGCAGCGACGACGCGGCCAAGGTTGCCGAAGCGTTGAAGAACGGCGAGCCGATCAGCACCGTCGTCGGCCCTGTCACTTTCGATGAAAAGGGCGACCTCAAGAACGTCAGCTACGACATCAACCAGTGGCACGACGGCAAATACGCGCCGATCCAGCCGTGA
- a CDS encoding SEL1-like repeat protein codes for MARFEMPEAGFGAMGATAQADILFELGMMYATGRDCETDVVAAHKWFNIAAIKGSVRAAELRSELSAAMSKVEIARALREAREWMTMH; via the coding sequence ATGGCACGTTTTGAAATGCCTGAAGCCGGCTTCGGCGCCATGGGGGCAACTGCCCAGGCCGACATCCTTTTCGAATTGGGCATGATGTATGCGACCGGCCGCGATTGCGAGACCGATGTCGTCGCCGCCCACAAATGGTTCAACATCGCTGCGATCAAGGGCTCGGTCCGCGCCGCGGAACTGCGCTCGGAATTGTCGGCCGCCATGTCGAAGGTCGAGATCGCCAGGGCGCTGCGCGAAGCCCGCGAATGGATGACGATGCACTAA
- a CDS encoding DUF2147 domain-containing protein, protein MFRKISMALAATLIMAGAAWADPIEGNWKTQAGSTAAIAGGGGAFSITLKSGKFAGKRIGSFKVSGANKYSGTITDPETDKTYSGKASVSGASLKMSGCVLGGLICRSQTWHKL, encoded by the coding sequence ATGTTTCGCAAAATCAGCATGGCCCTTGCGGCCACCTTGATCATGGCCGGCGCGGCTTGGGCCGATCCGATCGAAGGCAACTGGAAAACGCAAGCCGGTTCGACTGCCGCCATTGCGGGCGGCGGCGGTGCATTTTCCATCACGCTCAAATCAGGCAAATTTGCCGGCAAGCGGATCGGTTCGTTCAAGGTGTCCGGCGCCAACAAATATTCGGGCACCATAACCGACCCGGAAACCGACAAGACCTATTCGGGCAAGGCCTCGGTCTCGGGCGCTTCGCTCAAGATGAGCGGCTGCGTGCTCGGCGGGCTGATCTGCAGGAGCCAGACCTGGCACAAGCTCTGA
- a CDS encoding AMP nucleosidase — protein sequence MPEPFGRQSFNDAGKAVAALQVLYDRNTKFLRDSFTALAAGGDNNKRYRAFYPEVGVTTTSFTQIDSRQAYGHMPTPGHFSTTITQPALFERYLTEQLGLIMRNHGVPVTVSESTTPIPLHFAFLEGSHVDGAAAERIRRPIRDLFDVPDLDGTDDQIANGTFEVALGEARPLAAFTAQRIDYSLHRMSHYTATSPQHFQNFVLFTNYQFYIDEFVARAHKLMANGGGGYVEFVEPGNVVTKAGQSASGDGAAPPRLPQMPAYHLKKPNHGGITMVNIGVGPSNAKTITDHIAVLRPHAWVMLGHCAGLRNTQALGDYVLAHAYVREDHVLDDDLPVWVPIPPLAEIQVALQEAVAEVTGLSGYDLKRIMRTGTVATIDNRNWELRDQRGPVQRLSQSRAIALDMESATIAANGFRFRVPYGTLLCVSDKPLHGELKLRGMATEFYKRQVAQHLTIGIRAMEKLAEMPMERLHSRKLRSFSETAFQ from the coding sequence ATGCCGGAGCCGTTTGGTCGGCAAAGCTTCAATGATGCCGGAAAGGCCGTCGCGGCCTTGCAGGTCCTCTACGACCGCAACACCAAATTCCTGCGCGATTCATTTACGGCGCTCGCCGCAGGCGGCGACAACAACAAGCGCTACCGGGCCTTCTATCCCGAGGTCGGCGTCACCACGACTTCGTTCACCCAGATCGACTCGCGGCAGGCTTACGGCCACATGCCGACACCTGGGCATTTCTCGACCACCATCACCCAACCTGCCCTTTTCGAACGCTATCTTACCGAACAGCTTGGTCTGATCATGCGCAATCACGGCGTTCCGGTCACGGTTTCGGAATCGACGACGCCAATCCCGCTGCATTTCGCCTTCCTGGAAGGCTCCCATGTCGACGGCGCGGCAGCCGAGCGCATTAGGCGGCCGATCCGTGACCTGTTCGACGTGCCGGACCTCGACGGCACCGACGACCAGATCGCCAACGGCACGTTCGAAGTGGCGTTAGGCGAGGCCAGGCCGCTGGCGGCGTTCACGGCGCAACGCATCGACTACTCGCTGCACCGGATGTCGCACTACACGGCGACCAGTCCGCAGCATTTCCAGAATTTCGTGCTGTTCACCAATTACCAGTTCTACATCGACGAATTCGTCGCCCGTGCGCACAAGCTGATGGCGAATGGCGGCGGCGGATATGTCGAATTCGTCGAGCCGGGAAACGTCGTCACCAAGGCTGGACAAAGCGCGTCTGGCGATGGCGCGGCGCCGCCGCGCTTGCCGCAGATGCCGGCCTATCATCTGAAGAAGCCGAACCATGGCGGCATCACGATGGTCAACATCGGCGTCGGCCCCTCGAATGCCAAGACGATCACCGACCACATCGCGGTGCTCAGGCCGCATGCCTGGGTGATGCTCGGCCATTGCGCCGGGCTGCGTAACACCCAGGCGCTGGGCGACTATGTGCTGGCGCATGCCTATGTGCGCGAGGATCATGTTCTGGACGACGATCTTCCGGTCTGGGTGCCGATCCCGCCGCTGGCCGAAATCCAGGTGGCGCTGCAAGAGGCGGTCGCCGAAGTCACCGGCCTTTCCGGCTACGACCTCAAGCGTATCATGCGCACCGGCACCGTCGCCACCATCGACAACCGCAACTGGGAGTTGCGCGACCAGCGAGGGCCGGTGCAGCGGCTGTCGCAGTCACGGGCGATTGCGCTCGACATGGAATCGGCGACGATCGCGGCCAATGGCTTCCGTTTCCGCGTGCCCTACGGCACGCTGCTTTGTGTCTCGGACAAGCCCCTGCATGGCGAATTGAAGCTGCGCGGCATGGCGACCGAGTTCTACAAGCGCCAGGTGGCACAGCATTTGACCATCGGCATCAGGGCGATGGAAAAGCTGGCCGAGATGCCGATGGAACGGTTGCATTCGCGCAAGCTCAGAAGCTTTTCGGAGACGGCGTTCCAGTAG
- a CDS encoding endonuclease/exonuclease/phosphatase family protein, with protein sequence MARVRNMMASAAFVAMLVFSVALVAGFFGTLHPAFDSFAHFRVHLAVLMALCALPLLATSFRLEAATALLFAVAAFATTSNALSVPRLWPVQAAYEAEAGDQAVYRLLQMNLRFNNPTPEKVLSLIGRTQPDVITLNEVSDMWEAKLGPLASAYPHRIFCPYPNGVFGVALLSRRPFAAGTQPRCDGRGAMAIATVDFGGTDVDVAAMHLTWPWPRNQSRQIGGLSGELASLGETSIMACDCNAVPWSAAVRRVADIGKLTVVPSPGPTWLYIELPDFLRFAGLPIDQVFSKGAVLIHSVSRLEDTGSDHLPVMVEFSLRPEEKKPVDEHETATASVRQNGRTRS encoded by the coding sequence ATGGCACGCGTTCGAAACATGATGGCGTCGGCAGCATTCGTAGCAATGCTCGTCTTCTCGGTCGCGCTGGTGGCCGGGTTTTTCGGAACGCTGCATCCGGCCTTCGATTCCTTCGCTCATTTCCGCGTTCATCTTGCCGTGCTGATGGCGCTTTGCGCGCTGCCGCTGCTGGCGACCTCGTTTCGCCTGGAGGCGGCCACAGCGCTGCTCTTTGCGGTGGCTGCCTTTGCCACCACCTCGAACGCCCTGTCGGTGCCCCGACTGTGGCCGGTCCAGGCAGCCTACGAAGCCGAGGCCGGCGATCAGGCGGTCTACCGCCTGCTGCAGATGAATCTGCGGTTCAACAATCCAACGCCTGAAAAAGTCCTGTCGCTGATCGGCCGGACCCAGCCTGATGTGATCACCCTCAACGAGGTGTCCGACATGTGGGAGGCGAAGCTTGGCCCTCTCGCCAGCGCCTACCCCCACCGGATCTTCTGCCCCTACCCCAATGGCGTGTTCGGCGTTGCGCTGCTGTCCAGACGGCCGTTTGCCGCCGGCACGCAACCGCGCTGCGATGGCCGCGGTGCGATGGCCATCGCGACGGTCGATTTCGGCGGAACCGACGTCGACGTCGCCGCCATGCACCTCACCTGGCCATGGCCGCGCAACCAGTCACGGCAGATCGGCGGATTGTCGGGCGAACTCGCCTCGCTTGGCGAGACATCGATCATGGCATGCGACTGCAATGCAGTGCCGTGGAGCGCCGCCGTCCGGCGCGTCGCAGACATCGGCAAGCTGACCGTGGTGCCTTCGCCGGGGCCGACCTGGCTCTATATCGAGTTGCCTGATTTCCTTCGCTTCGCCGGACTGCCGATCGACCAGGTTTTCAGCAAGGGCGCGGTTCTCATCCATTCGGTGTCGAGGTTGGAAGACACAGGCTCCGACCATCTTCCGGTGATGGTGGAATTCTCGCTCAGGCCGGAAGAGAAAAAGCCGGTCGACGAACATGAAACCGCGACCGCATCCGTGAGACAGAACGGCAGGACTCGAAGCTGA
- a CDS encoding DUF922 domain-containing protein: MRLAVLTCLAAIGALCGFAPSASADTKVLVKTRTYEISGTTGAALIEAMDRKGPKRHGFMTHAIALTAYTVNWGLEVSREGGVCRLRQANGTLDLTYTLPRMASPATPALQKRWKRFFAGVQAHEHSHGRIARTMMRATEKSITGLKFADNWACSKTHREARRRIKAVYAEYEAKQNAFDAREHRDGGHVEHLIRALVRKR, encoded by the coding sequence ATGCGCCTGGCGGTTCTGACGTGCCTTGCGGCGATTGGCGCCTTGTGCGGCTTCGCACCGTCGGCATCGGCTGACACGAAGGTGCTGGTCAAGACCCGGACCTACGAGATATCAGGAACCACGGGCGCCGCCCTGATCGAGGCCATGGACCGTAAGGGTCCGAAGAGGCATGGCTTCATGACGCACGCCATCGCGCTGACCGCCTATACCGTAAATTGGGGCCTTGAGGTTAGCAGGGAGGGTGGTGTCTGCCGGCTGCGGCAGGCCAACGGGACCCTCGATCTCACCTACACCTTACCTCGCATGGCATCACCCGCGACGCCGGCGCTCCAGAAGCGCTGGAAGCGGTTTTTCGCGGGCGTTCAAGCCCATGAGCATAGCCACGGCCGCATCGCCAGGACAATGATGCGGGCCACCGAGAAATCGATCACAGGACTGAAGTTCGCCGACAACTGGGCTTGCAGCAAGACACACCGCGAGGCGAGGCGCCGGATCAAGGCCGTCTATGCCGAATACGAGGCGAAACAGAATGCCTTCGACGCGCGCGAGCATCGCGACGGCGGCCATGTCGAGCACCTCATTCGTGCCCTGGTGCGCAAGCGCTAG
- a CDS encoding electron transfer flavoprotein-ubiquinone oxidoreductase produces the protein MSEIERESMEFDVVIVGAGPAGLAAAIRLKQVNPELSVVVLEKGGEVGAHILSGAVVDPIGIDRLLPGWRDEEGHPFKTPVTADHFLVLGPAGSFRLPNILMPPLMNNHGNYIVSLGNVCRWLATKAEALGVEVYPGFAAVGLIYSDEGAVTGVVTGDMGVEKDGTHGPGFAPGMALMGKYVLIGEGARGSLAKQLIAKYHLSDGREPGKYGIGLKELWQVKPENHRPGLVQHSFGWPLDVKTGGGSFLYHLEDNQVAVGFVVHLNYKNPYLSPFDEFQRFKTHPAIKGTFEGGKRLGYGARAITEGGWQSVPKLSFPGGALMGCAAGFVNVPRIKGSHNAVLSGMLAAEHVAEAIGAGRANDELASYEAAWRATDIGKDLKKVRNVKPLWSRFGTVVGVGIGGLDMWLNTLFGFSPFGTLKHGKADYATLEPAAKHKKIAYPKPDGVLTFDRLSSVFLSNTNHEENEPVHLLVANMDLQQRSEHDVYAGPSTRYCPASVYEWVDKDGNAAADPEAKDVRFVINAQNCVHCKTCDIKDPNRNITWVPPQGGEGPVYQNM, from the coding sequence ATGAGCGAGATCGAACGCGAAAGCATGGAATTCGACGTGGTGATCGTCGGCGCCGGCCCAGCCGGCCTCGCCGCCGCGATCCGTCTCAAGCAGGTCAATCCCGAGCTTTCCGTCGTCGTCCTTGAAAAGGGCGGCGAAGTCGGCGCCCACATCCTGTCCGGCGCCGTCGTCGATCCGATCGGTATCGACCGGCTGTTGCCGGGCTGGCGTGACGAAGAGGGACATCCGTTCAAGACGCCGGTCACGGCAGATCATTTCCTGGTCCTCGGCCCCGCCGGTTCGTTCCGTCTGCCTAACATCCTGATGCCGCCGCTGATGAACAATCACGGCAACTACATCGTTTCGCTCGGCAATGTCTGCCGCTGGCTGGCGACCAAGGCCGAGGCGCTGGGCGTCGAGGTCTATCCGGGCTTTGCCGCCGTGGGCCTCATCTACAGTGACGAGGGCGCGGTCACCGGCGTTGTCACCGGCGATATGGGCGTCGAGAAGGACGGCACGCATGGCCCGGGCTTCGCGCCGGGCATGGCGCTGATGGGCAAGTATGTGCTGATCGGCGAGGGCGCGCGCGGCTCGCTGGCCAAGCAGCTGATCGCCAAATACCATCTTTCCGACGGCCGTGAGCCCGGCAAATACGGCATCGGCCTCAAGGAGCTCTGGCAGGTCAAGCCGGAGAACCACCGGCCAGGCCTTGTCCAGCATTCCTTCGGCTGGCCGCTCGACGTGAAGACCGGCGGCGGCTCCTTCCTCTACCATCTGGAGGACAACCAGGTGGCGGTCGGCTTCGTCGTCCACCTCAACTACAAGAACCCCTATCTGTCGCCTTTCGACGAGTTCCAGCGCTTCAAGACCCATCCGGCGATCAAGGGCACATTCGAGGGCGGCAAGCGACTGGGTTATGGCGCCCGTGCCATCACCGAGGGCGGCTGGCAGTCGGTGCCGAAACTGTCCTTCCCCGGGGGCGCGCTGATGGGGTGTGCTGCCGGTTTCGTCAACGTGCCGCGCATCAAAGGCTCGCACAATGCGGTGCTCTCGGGAATGCTGGCGGCCGAGCATGTCGCCGAGGCGATCGGCGCCGGCCGTGCCAACGACGAACTGGCTTCTTACGAGGCGGCATGGCGGGCAACCGACATCGGCAAGGATTTGAAGAAGGTCCGCAATGTCAAGCCATTGTGGTCGCGCTTCGGCACCGTCGTCGGCGTCGGCATTGGCGGCCTCGACATGTGGCTGAACACGCTGTTCGGCTTCTCGCCTTTCGGCACGCTGAAGCACGGCAAGGCCGATTATGCGACGCTGGAGCCGGCGGCCAAGCATAAGAAGATCGCCTATCCGAAGCCGGACGGCGTGCTCACCTTCGACCGCCTGTCCTCGGTGTTTCTCTCCAACACCAACCACGAGGAAAACGAGCCTGTCCACCTGCTGGTTGCCAATATGGATCTGCAGCAGCGTTCCGAGCACGATGTCTATGCCGGGCCTTCGACACGCTACTGCCCGGCCAGCGTCTACGAATGGGTCGACAAGGATGGCAACGCCGCCGCCGATCCCGAGGCGAAGGACGTGCGCTTCGTCATCAACGCGCAGAACTGCGTCCACTGCAAGACTTGCGACATCAAGGACCCGAACCGAAACATAACCTGGGTGCCGCCACAAGGTGGAGAGGGACCCGTCTACCAGAACATGTAG
- a CDS encoding uracil-DNA glycosylase yields MTAVSRDDRPDIADLLAFYASAGVDDALEEEPLNRFAEAASKPAERAPATVTPTGGSATLPRSTSVSRAEMSEMPGAASVARAQSATATVPDEQQATLARQLAMRAATLDELRQHMAAFDGCNLKFTAKNLVFADGNPNAAVMLVGEAPGRDEDIEGLPFVGRSGRLLDRMLAAIGLDRTSAYIANVIPWRPPGNRTPTPHETEICRPFIERQIELVNPKVLVNLGGPSAKTLLNTTEGILRLRGNWRVHTTASGTAIPAMPTLHPAYLLRTPAHKKLAWRDFLEVKAKLRALG; encoded by the coding sequence ATGACTGCCGTTTCCCGAGACGACCGACCAGATATCGCCGACCTGCTGGCCTTCTACGCCAGCGCCGGCGTCGATGACGCGCTCGAAGAGGAGCCGCTGAACAGGTTTGCTGAGGCTGCGTCAAAGCCGGCTGAGCGGGCGCCGGCGACAGTTACGCCAACCGGTGGAAGCGCCACACTGCCACGCTCGACAAGCGTGTCACGCGCCGAGATGAGCGAAATGCCGGGTGCGGCATCGGTAGCACGCGCACAGTCTGCCACCGCGACCGTGCCCGACGAGCAGCAAGCGACATTGGCTCGCCAATTGGCGATGAGGGCGGCGACCCTGGACGAGCTTCGCCAGCACATGGCGGCATTCGACGGCTGCAATCTCAAATTCACCGCCAAGAACCTGGTGTTCGCCGACGGCAATCCGAATGCTGCGGTGATGCTGGTCGGCGAGGCGCCCGGCCGCGATGAGGATATCGAGGGATTGCCGTTCGTCGGCCGCTCGGGCCGGCTGCTCGACCGGATGCTGGCCGCGATCGGCCTCGACCGGACGTCGGCCTACATCGCCAATGTCATCCCCTGGCGGCCGCCGGGCAACCGCACGCCGACGCCGCACGAGACCGAGATCTGCCGGCCGTTCATCGAACGGCAGATCGAGCTGGTCAATCCCAAGGTGCTGGTCAATTTAGGCGGCCCTTCGGCCAAGACCCTTCTCAACACAACCGAGGGTATACTGCGGCTACGCGGCAATTGGCGCGTCCACACAACCGCCTCCGGCACTGCCATTCCCGCCATGCCGACCCTTCACCCGGCCTATCTCTTGAGAACCCCCGCGCACAAGAAGCTGGCGTGGCGGGATTTTCTTGAGGTGAAAGCGAAGCTGCGGGCGCTGGGTTGA
- a CDS encoding helix-turn-helix domain-containing protein: MTATQTSAGSLIREWRTRRRMSQLDLAMEAEISQRHLSFVESGRAAPSRDMVLHLAEQLSIPLRQRNQLLLAAGFAPSFSERSLTDVSLAPAMAAVEIVLKGHEPFPALAVDRHWNLVSANAAIGPFLADVAEPSLLKPPVNVLRLSLHPGGVAPRIVNLAEWRAHLLDRLKHQNDASGDPVLIELERELRTYPSGLNGTRPVPVEPNAIVHPLRLAHGDAVLSFISTITVFGTPLDVTLSELAIESFFPADEQTRTVLVRLAKERGEPS, translated from the coding sequence ATGACAGCAACCCAGACTTCCGCCGGTAGCCTCATTCGCGAATGGCGCACGCGCCGGCGCATGAGCCAGCTCGATCTCGCCATGGAAGCCGAAATCTCACAGCGGCATCTGAGCTTCGTGGAAAGCGGTCGCGCGGCACCCTCGCGCGACATGGTGCTGCATCTGGCCGAGCAGCTGTCGATCCCGCTGAGGCAGCGCAACCAACTCCTGCTGGCCGCGGGCTTTGCCCCTAGCTTCAGCGAGCGTTCGCTCACCGATGTTTCACTGGCGCCGGCGATGGCGGCCGTCGAGATCGTGCTCAAGGGGCACGAACCCTTCCCGGCGCTCGCTGTCGACCGGCACTGGAACCTGGTATCGGCGAACGCCGCCATCGGCCCGTTCCTTGCCGATGTCGCCGAGCCCTCCTTGCTGAAGCCGCCGGTCAACGTGCTGCGACTCAGCCTGCACCCAGGTGGCGTCGCGCCGCGCATCGTCAACCTGGCCGAATGGCGCGCGCATCTTCTTGACCGGTTGAAACACCAGAACGACGCCTCAGGCGACCCGGTTCTGATCGAACTGGAACGCGAGCTTCGGACCTATCCGTCCGGCCTGAACGGTACACGGCCGGTTCCGGTCGAGCCAAACGCCATCGTGCACCCGCTGCGGCTTGCCCATGGCGATGCCGTGCTGTCGTTCATCAGCACCATCACCGTGTTCGGCACGCCGCTCGACGTGACGCTGTCGGAACTGGCGATCGAATCCTTTTTCCCCGCTGATGAGCAGACAAGGACCGTGCTGGTGCGATTGGCGAAGGAGCGGGGCGAGCCGTCCTGA